Below is a genomic region from Dehalococcoides mccartyi.
ATTCCGGTTATTATGGTAGCCAAGAATAATACAGCCATAGACAAACAAATAACTTTTCTCATAGGGCTGCCCCTGAACTAACTATAGAACGCACCGGTGTAATAGCCTGCTGAGGACAGACCTTAGCACATTTCAAACACCCTTTGCAGACATCTGGCCTGCGGATATGGGCATGAGTGTGGGAAAAAATGCTGATACTTTCTATAACACCATTAGGACAATTTTCAACACATTTCCAGCAAGCAAAGCATTTGGACGTATCAAGATAAATATGTTCGGTTGAGTTGTGTCTAGGTATAGGATTGTGTAGTTTCACCAGTTTTCTCCTTGCGATTAGCTGTGTTCCTGAAGGTGACGGGCTTCCTGCCGATAGATTTTGGTAGCCAAACACCCCTTGAAATCACTTGCCAGTTTAAACAATTCTTTAAGGGGGATTACTTCGTGGTTCGGCAAATGATGGATAATCTCATGCATAGTTTTGAATTCACTGCGGATTATTTCCATGTATTGCCTGTAAATCTCAAAATCAGCCGGTTTCAAGCCAAATGTAAACAGCCGTTTAGCTATTTGGGCGATACGTATATCTATACCTTCAAACACCGGCCCTTTTTCAGTTTCGGATGCAAAAATAACTCCCTTGGCAACCAGTTCCTTTATATCTGTTTCGGTTAAACCGGAGACAGATATCAGTTCAGCCAGAGATATACTGCCGGATTTAGTTTCATCAAGCGTTGGCTGAAATATATCACCCAGTACAGATTCCATCTCGGCCACATGCTCAATATCCTGACCATCCCGCCTGGCCTGTAATATAATTTTTATTACAGATAAAGGGAGGAATTTATTTGATTGAAGCTCTTTGATCAGCAGGATATCCTTAACGCAATCAGGGCTATAGTAGGCCATATTGTGAGCCGTCTTGAGGGAGGGAAACAGCAGACCTTCACGGGTATAGTAGTGGATAGTCGGCAAAGAAACCCCGGTTGCTTTTGCGACTTCACTTATACGCAGTAGTCCCTGTTTGTTTATATCTGATTTTCTCATCTCAACTACTCTATAGTGCATAGTATATACTTACACTATATACTAGTCAAGAGACAAAAAGCCCTACTACAATGTGAAATCACATCATAAGCATTACTCTGGAAAAGCCGCTTTCAAAACCCTGAGAGCCCGCAGGGTAATCCACTTGCTGGAATGTCTGTTTTTTTCTATGTCCATCCAAGTTTTGCCGGTAAAGCGGCATTCCATAGGCCAGCGTCCTTTGGGGTCTTGCTTGGAAAGCACCAAATCTATGGCTTCAGCCAAGCGGGGGTCACGGGCATAACCCAGAGCGGACAATACATCCAGCGTTTGCAGAATATCAGCTGCATAACCCAAGGGATAACCGAAACTAAACCAACTGGAACTTGGTTTGCTGCCGGTGCCAAAGGGGTAATCCGCCGCCACAGGGTTGTACCGGAACAGGAAATCCAAGCCTCGGTCCAGTGCCCGTATTACAGCCGGGGTACGTTTTGACGGAGGAATTCTGCTAAGGGCGTTGAGTGACTTTACAGCCCCCCAGCCGCAAGACAATCCTCCATTAGGACCGCAGTTGAACATTGGCCCGGGAGTATAAGCATAATAGCGGTCTGTTACACCCGCAGCCGCGGAATCTGCCATGCCATCCCCGGTAATAAATCTGGCATGTTTTTCAATGGCAGTTTGCAGACGTTCATCTTCCAGCCACCCCAAATCTATCAGAGCCGCTTCAAGGTTGCCCGCCAGACAGTGAATAAAACCTGAAGGAGTGCCGTTATAAGAAAACCAGCCGGCCTTTGACTGGTTATATTCAAACAGGTAATTGCAACCTTTTTTTACCCTGCCATCAGATTTATCTGCCCCCAGCTGGGCCAGAAAAACAATCTGCCAGACAGTACTCTGGTATTTGGGTGAATAACCCGCACCGGGGTGCAGCCAGTACCCTTCAGAGGACTGGGCAGCCAGTATAGAGGGAACAGGCCCGCTTAACATAATGGAGGCCTTAGCTTCTTTCAGCGCAGCGTCATTTTGCCCGCATCCGATAATATCCCTGAGGGTAAAGTAACGGACTGCCGGCTGGGATAAATCTGTTTCCAGTAACCAAGGAATAGGGTCTGCCCGCAATTTGTCTTTCCATGTTACTTTTTCAGACATCAGCATGTTCCTCTGTATAGTCTTTTAACTATTATATTGCCGGTCTTGGGGCAAAATCCAGATTGCTTCTTAATAATAAAAAGGGCGGCTCTTAGCCGCCCTTTAAAAGAGATTAGAGATGAGGAACAATTACTATTTAGTTAAAGCTTTTTTAATAACTCCTTTGGGGTCACTGGCAAGCAGCACAATTTCCCATACCAGAAACCCGAAGATGATTACGCTTATTCCTAAGAAGGCTGCGTCCTGATTAATTTCCAGAAATTCACCTCCTTCCTGAAGATAGGCCATTACATGATCAACCAGCCACATTATGCTTGCACCCCAGAACATAAGACTGAGAAAGCCCAGTTTATACTTGTCATTCGGAGATTTTATATACCAGATAGCAGTGGTAATAATAGCGGCAGCCAAAGTCATTATCAGCCACATTATGCACCTGCACCAATGTTATTTGCCCTGGCAGATGCTTTAAACTTGGCATCTGCAACAAGTACCATGACTGCCCAGATGGCAGTGACTGTAAGCGCCATAGCGCCGCCTATTGTAGCCATTTCATGCAGCATGGGAGAGATATCAGCCGGATTCTCCATAGCCGTCAGGAACGGCCACCACGGTACAACCTCGCCATGCCAGACATGCTCCAAAGCCAGCAGCACCGTGCCGCCCCAGAGCATTTTGTTGAGCCAGCCCAGTTTCCTGCCCCAGCTTATGC
It encodes:
- a CDS encoding 4Fe-4S dicluster domain-containing protein encodes the protein MFGYQNLSAGSPSPSGTQLIARRKLVKLHNPIPRHNSTEHIYLDTSKCFACWKCVENCPNGVIESISIFSHTHAHIRRPDVCKGCLKCAKVCPQQAITPVRSIVSSGAAL
- a CDS encoding MerR family transcriptional regulator, with product MHYRVVEMRKSDINKQGLLRISEVAKATGVSLPTIHYYTREGLLFPSLKTAHNMAYYSPDCVKDILLIKELQSNKFLPLSVIKIILQARRDGQDIEHVAEMESVLGDIFQPTLDETKSGSISLAELISVSGLTETDIKELVAKGVIFASETEKGPVFEGIDIRIAQIAKRLFTFGLKPADFEIYRQYMEIIRSEFKTMHEIIHHLPNHEVIPLKELFKLASDFKGCLATKIYRQEARHLQEHS
- a CDS encoding nitrogen fixation protein NifH codes for the protein MSEKVTWKDKLRADPIPWLLETDLSQPAVRYFTLRDIIGCGQNDAALKEAKASIMLSGPVPSILAAQSSEGYWLHPGAGYSPKYQSTVWQIVFLAQLGADKSDGRVKKGCNYLFEYNQSKAGWFSYNGTPSGFIHCLAGNLEAALIDLGWLEDERLQTAIEKHARFITGDGMADSAAAGVTDRYYAYTPGPMFNCGPNGGLSCGWGAVKSLNALSRIPPSKRTPAVIRALDRGLDFLFRYNPVAADYPFGTGSKPSSSWFSFGYPLGYAADILQTLDVLSALGYARDPRLAEAIDLVLSKQDPKGRWPMECRFTGKTWMDIEKNRHSSKWITLRALRVLKAAFPE